The DNA region AGAATATTAAGATGGTTTTGACTGAGCTAACTCTCAGAATCAGCATCATCAGGTAGCCAGCTGTACAAAGGGTCACTGCACTAGCCTTTCGTCACTGGAAAGCAGAGTTCAGCTTTTGTGCTTTATGtttcaaaacagttttatttCCAACCTTATCTTTATTTGTATACATTATAAAACCATGACAGCTTTGCATGACCAGCACCCATTGCTGAAAATGCTGTCTGTACTAAAAACAGGAGAGATGTTACATGACAAGATGAAAAGCGCTAGTAGAGTTGTGTAAACATATATAGCCCCGCATCCTTTGCTACTGTGATTAGATTCACTACAGGTTTTTTTAAGACACCAGAAGGAATGACTCTCTGGGGTGTTAATGTTGAAGGTGAGAGTGTTAGTCACCTCTTCTTTTTGAGGCATCCTACCAAAAGATCATGCCATGTATTAACACCTACCAGCAAAAGCAAGCAATAGCACTCTGGGACTGCCCCACAATGCTAGATTATGTTCAgtcaagaccaaaaaaaaaaaaatcttttgtaaaaTGTTAAGATAGCTTTGAGTCAGGTAACCAGGAGGGTCACCATTATCAGGAAGCCAGCTGTACAAAGGATTAGTGCACTAGCCTTTCACTTCTGGAAAGcagcaaacacaaacaaaatcacAACTCACTAGAACGTTGATAAATATTAGCATAAATATACATGAAAAGCTTTCTTTGAAATTCCTGCTATCCACTGATTAATGACTTACCCGTGTGTGTTCTCACATGGGCCTTCAAATGAGAGCTCTTGAAATAAGTCTTTCCACATCCTGGATAGTTGCAAATGTGGCTTCTTATTCTTGATGAGTCAATTGGTGGAGTGATTTTTGCTGCAGAAGGTGTAAAACCTGGAGCAGGAGCAATAGGAGAGAGTCTAGTGCCATTTGGACTAATGATTGGAGCCTTTGTGTTCTGCACAACCGGCTGGGGCACAACAAACATAACGGCACCTTTAGGAACTTGAGTTCCCATGAACACCATAGGCTGGCAAAGGGTTGATTGTTGGCTAGAAGGAGTGTTGGGCACTATTGCTGTCACAACAGAGTTGTTAGTAGACAGAGGAACCATCTGGCAAATTACTGGCACAGGTGAAACACGATTCGCTTTCACAGCAGGTGAAGATACTATCATCGATGACTGTTGTACTGATCCAGGAACAGGCTGAGGTCTACTGGTTGAAGTCTGGATCAGGGACAATGGACTGGCAGCTagtgctgtatttgttttttcttcaaaaactgGCAGTTTGTCACTTTTGTAAGGTGCTCTGTCTGATGACACAATTGCACAAGGTAGATTTTGTTTTGCAGTTCCATTATTCTGTATAGTTGTTTCCCCTGAAAGATTGTCCTGATACTTCAATACACTAGCTGCTCTCACTGGACATGTCCTGTGATTACAAAGCTGAGCATCAGCCGTATGGCGAATAACACTTGTTGCTTGAGCTTTCATTGGTCTTGATGCTGGAGACTTTTCAGTCTCTTTAAAAGTTGCTGAAGGAACAGGCTTTGAAATATCAGAGAATAATCTGCATTGTACAGCAGAtggcgctgctgctggcagatgaATTACTTGAGACATCTCAAAATCAGAAGGGCTGTAGGGTGGAGTCAAGCactaaaacaggaaaaaagatgCAAGTAATGAGACATCTGTTCAGCACGATTATTTCTCATAGTTAATGTGATCTAAAAAACTTTAATAAGGCATATACAATAATAGAATAAAGCTTACAAATGCTGGTATTGCATGAAAGTCAGCTGCACCAGGTAGTAGGTTATCATCAGTTTCTTCTGACATATCAGATGCTGGTGTTATAGGTCTCAGTTCGGCATATTTTTTGAAGTCTGATTTCCAGTTGCAGCTCATAGACATAAGGGCTTCTACGGCTTCAAAATCACTCTTTTCAGCGGTATTGTTCCAGGAATGTCTATTATTGTTTTGCTTTTCGGTAATCATCTCTATTCCTTCCTCCTAAAAGGAAAATTTTTCAGTTTAATGTTAAATTAACTAATTAACAGTtccttatttaaagaaaaatcacaaaaattaaaTGCAACTTGTAAATTATATCATACTTCACAGAGCAGAGTCAATATTTTTAAAGACACTCTACATTCCTCTTTCTACTCCTATTATATAACCTTCATTAAAAGATTAATATGAAATAGGGAATCAGACTATCTGATGAATATTGTGTCTGCACAGTTGTCTAGTGAAATTATTTGGAACAAATACAAAACAGTTTTTGAAAAGCAACAGTAAGTTAGTCCCTTACTGCAAGTTTTGAATGACTCAAAGCAAAGTTTAAGGAACATGCTTTCTTTCAGTTATTTTGTACTTGCTGTTCCTTTATTCCACCCTAAAAGGATTTTAGTTAGGGTatgatcttaattttttttaataaactgaaaaGGGACAATACTGAGGCTGAGGCACAAAATTTGACTGACTTGAACTGTGATCTGATAGTTTGTCAGATAATATGGAAAGTGTTTTGTTATTTTATGCTGTGTGAGtatgagtgtgtgtatatatacatacacacatacactcatATCAtttgagcattaaaaaaaacttagtaACCACTATTTTGTGTAACTGGAGCATGGGTGGGGAATGTTTTGGACTCTATACGATCAAATAGCAGCCACCATTGCTGAAGCCATTGATTTTAGAGTGCTGATGCACAAACAGATGTCTGT from Chelonoidis abingdonii isolate Lonesome George chromosome 2, CheloAbing_2.0, whole genome shotgun sequence includes:
- the KLF10 gene encoding Krueppel-like factor 10, giving the protein MGRCEQKEENQGSGESAPGVKALVNSCSRSRATPSRAMPNFAASLYQPAEEGIEMITEKQNNNRHSWNNTAEKSDFEAVEALMSMSCNWKSDFKKYAELRPITPASDMSEETDDNLLPGAADFHAIPAFCLTPPYSPSDFEMSQVIHLPAAAPSAVQCRLFSDISKPVPSATFKETEKSPASRPMKAQATSVIRHTADAQLCNHRTCPVRAASVLKYQDNLSGETTIQNNGTAKQNLPCAIVSSDRAPYKSDKLPVFEEKTNTALAASPLSLIQTSTSRPQPVPGSVQQSSMIVSSPAVKANRVSPVPVICQMVPLSTNNSVVTAIVPNTPSSQQSTLCQPMVFMGTQVPKGAVMFVVPQPVVQNTKAPIISPNGTRLSPIAPAPGFTPSAAKITPPIDSSRIRSHICNYPGCGKTYFKSSHLKAHVRTHTGEKPFSCSWKGCDRRFARSDELSRHRRTHTGEKKFACPMCDRRFMRSDHLTKHARRHLSAKKLPNWQMEVSKLNDIVVPPASTPAQ